Proteins from a genomic interval of Capsicum annuum cultivar UCD-10X-F1 chromosome 4, UCD10Xv1.1, whole genome shotgun sequence:
- the LOC107869908 gene encoding uncharacterized protein LOC107869908 produces the protein MTMNTHLIIIVMLLPIATCQLPKCSFEGISLEKCMDQGKSSPTSFDSCCKALNQVIQAGYYCLCEIFGSSSPLITTSLVLPLSNCFISIPPLTQCQAPKAKISPVQEMKPPPSRPIPIFLPPKLPKEAPSSPLPSVPKDLVLPLPPNMDDIPVLNSTRHHNVTINSPVPEFKNLKGGYLTSFGGDGKTILLYARVILLLIVPTFYVMLMT, from the exons ATGACAATGAACACTcatcttattattattgtcatgCTGCTCCCAATAGCAACATGTCAATTGCCAAAATGTTCATTTGAAGGAATAAGCTTGGAAAAGTGCATGGATCAAGGCAAAAGTAGTCCAACTTCTTTTGATTCTTGTTGCAAGGCACTCAATCAAGTGATTCAAGCAGGATATTATTGCTTGTGTGAAATATTTGGCTCTTCTAGTCCTCTTATAACAACCTCACTTGTGTTGCCTTTATCTAATTGCTTCATTTCAATACCTCCATTGACACAATGCCAAG CACCAAAAGCAAAGATCAGTCCAGTACAAGAAATGAAGCCACCACCAAGTAGACCAATTCCAATTTTTTTGCCTCCAAAGTTACCAAAAGAGGCGCCATCATCACCACTACCGTCGGTACCAAAGGACTTGGTGTTACCACTGCCACCAAACATGGATGACATTCCAGTTCTGAATTCAACTAGACATCATAATGTTACAATTAATTCACCTGTTCCAGAATTTAAAAATCTCAAGGGTGGATATTTAACATCATTTGGTGGAGATGGCAAGACAATTTTGTTGTATGCTAGAGTTATTCTTCTGCTCATAGTGCCAACATTTTATGTAATGCTTATGACATGA
- the LOC107869909 gene encoding non-specific lipid transfer protein GPI-anchored 20, with product MARNYSIFFLLSCIVFLAIMPINAQIVTSPCTATMLTSFTPCMNFLTNNGTAAPSAGCCNALKTMMGNGSACLCVIATGGIPFQIPINPNTTMSLPRACNMGRVPLQCKASSPPAAAPGPVGTEAPSASPTSAPSPSPSPKGSTDFKPMSPALAPQADVVPTVTPPSPSAANSGRRQNPATPSAAPSVTYGFSPLALIAAFGAIAFVLY from the exons ATGGCTAGGAATTactctatttttttccttctttcttgcATTGTTTTCTTGGCAATTATGCCTATTAATGCCCAGATTGTAACATCACCATGTACAGCAACAATGCTGACAAGTTTCACTCCTTGTATGAATTTCTTGACCAACAATGGAACTGCTGCACCATCTGCAGGCTGCTGCAATGCACTGAAAACTATGATGGGCAATGGTTCTGCTTGTCTCTGTGTTATTGCAACTGGTGGTATTCCCTTTCAAATTCCTATTAATCCTAATACAACTATGTCGCTTCCGCGTGCTTGTAACATGGGTCGCGTTCCCCTCCAATGCAAAG CCTCCAGTCCACCTGCAGCAGCTCCAG GTCCTGTTGGAACAGAGGCTCCAAGTGCTTCACCAACATCAGCTCCTAGTCCTTCTCCTAGTCCTAAAG GTTCAACAGATTTCAAGCCAATGTCACCAGCTTTGGCACCACAAGCTGATGTAGTTCCTACTGTAACTCCACCATCTCCATCGGCAGCAAATTCTGGCCGCCGTCAGAACCCAGCTACGCCATCAGCCGCCCCTTCTGTTACCTATGGTTTTTCACCATTGGCCCTCATTGCTGCATTTGGTGCAATTGCTTTTGTGTTGTATTAG
- the LOC107868481 gene encoding LOW QUALITY PROTEIN: probable histone H2AXa (The sequence of the model RefSeq protein was modified relative to this genomic sequence to represent the inferred CDS: deleted 1 base in 1 codon), protein MKHLDSKHTADEIHVEVQMCSCRVALTASILQTFITLLRETLEFQVYLQGNTCQRSGDGSSNDDAGSGKQKASKSVSRSAKAGLQFPVGKVARWLKNGKYVERVGAGAPVYLSAVLEYLSAEVLELAGNAAKNNKKKRIVPRHIQLAVRNDAELSKLLENVTFASGGGPSNIDQDLLPRGRKADLGKGDIGSASKSF, encoded by the exons ATGAAACATCTGGATTCCAAGCATACTGCCGATGAAATTCATGTCGAAGTTCAG ATGTGTTCCTGCAGAGTGGCATTAACAGCTAGCATACTGCAAACATTCATAACCTTGCTACGTGAAACATTGGAATTCCAAGTATACTTACAAGGAAATACATGTCAAAGATCAG GTGATGGATCAAGCAACGACGACGCTGGTAGTGGGAAACAAAAGGCATCGAAATCGGTGTCTCGATCTGCAAAGGCGGGTCTCCAATTCCCTGTTGGTAAGGTTGCTCGCTGGCTTAAGAATGGGAAATATGTTGAACGTGTTGGTGCTGGTGCACCTGTGTATCTTTCTGCGGTCCTTGAATATCTCTCCGCCGAG GTGTTGGAGTTGGCTGGAAATGCAGCAAAGAATAACAAGAAGAAACGTATAGTGCCGAGGCACATTCAATTGGCTGTGAGGAATGATGCGGAGCTGAGCAAGCTTTTGGAGAATGTTACATTTGCTAGTGGAGGTGGCCCATCCAATATTGACCAGGATCTGTTGCCTCGCGGC CGCAAGGCTGACTTAGGCAAGGGCGATATCGGCTCAGCATCTAAGAGTTTTTGA